Proteins from a single region of Punica granatum isolate Tunisia-2019 chromosome 8, ASM765513v2, whole genome shotgun sequence:
- the LOC116188767 gene encoding adagio protein 1, translated as MEWDSGSSDLSADEEEELGFMLNDGGPLPFPVEDLLHTAPCGFVVSDALEPDHPIIYVNTVFEMVTGYRAEDVLGRNCRFLQCRGPFAKRRHPSVDSAVVTEIRRCLEEGIEFQGELLNFRKDGSPLMNRLRLTPIYGDDDVITHVIGIQFFTEANIDLGIVPGSSIKEFTKSDDLIRSGLSSFRAVPVGDRNVTRGLCGIFQLSDEVIALKILSRLTPRDIAAIGSVCRRLYELTQNEDLWRMVCQNAWGSETTSVLETVPGAKRLGWGRLARELTTLEAAAWRKVTVGGAVEPSRCNFSACAVGNRVVLFGGEGVNMQPMNDTFILDLNSSNPEWQHVQVSSPPPGRWGHTLSCVNGSHLVVFGGCGRQGLLNDVFVLDLDASPPTWREVSGLAPPLPRSWHSSCTLDGSKLIVSGGCADSGVLLSDTFLLDLSMEKPVWREIPAAWTPPSRLGHTLTVYGGRKILMFGGLAKSGPLRFRSSDVFTMDLSEEEPGWRCVTGSGMPGAGNPAGVAPPPRLDHVAVSLPGGRILIFGGSVAGLHSASQLYLLDPTDEKPTWRILNVPGRPPRFAWGHSTCVVGGTRAIVLGGQTGEDWMLGELHELSLASSLI; from the exons ATGGAGTGGGACAGCGGCAGCTCGGATCTGAGCGccgacgaggaggaggagctaGGGTTCATGCTCAACGATGGCGGGCCCCTCCCCTTCCCCGTCGAGGATTTGCTCCACACCGCCCCTTGCGGCTTCGTCGTATCTGACGCCCTCGAGCCCGACCACCCCATCATTTACGTCAACACCGTCTTCGAGATGGTCACCGGCTACCGTGCCGAGGATGTCCTCGGTCGCAACTG CCGTTTTCTCCAGTGTAGAGGCCCATTTGCTAAGAGAAGGCATCCATCAGTGGACTCTGCAGTAGTAACAGAAATAAGGAGATGCCTTGAGGAAGGTATAGAGTTTCAAGGTGAGCTACTGAACTTCAGGAAGGATGGGTCTCCACTGATGAACCGACTTCGGTTAACTCCCATTTATGGGGATGACGATGTAATCACTCATGTTATTGGAATTCAGTTCTTCACGGAAGCCAACATTGATCTCGGAATAGTTCCCGGATCTTCAATTAAGGAGTTCACAAAGTCGGATGACCTTATTCGATCAGGACTATCTTCTTTCAGAGCTGTGCCAGTGGGGGATCGAAATGTTACTCGTGGTCTCTGTGGGATATTTCAGCTAAGTGATGAGGTTATCGCTCTGAAAATTCTATCGAGACTGACTCCAAGAGATATTGCAGCCATTGGTTCTGTGTGTAGGAGACTCTATGAGCTGACACAGAATGAGGATCTCTGGAGAATGGTATGTCAGAATGCATGGGGAAGTGAGACAACCAGTGTTTTAGAGACAGTTCCTGGGGCAAAGAGGCTTGGATGGGGACGATTGGCAAGAGAGCTCACTACCCTGGAGGCAGCTGCTTGGAGAAAAGTGACTGTTGGAGGAGCTGTGGAACCTTCTCGTTGCAACTTCAGTGCCTGTGCAGTCGGTAACAGGGTGGTACTTTTTGGTGGAGAAGGGGTGAATATGCAACCAATGAATGATACTTTTATTCTCGACCTTAATTCGAGCAATCCCGAGTGGCAGCATGTCCAGGTCAGCTCCCCACCGCCTGGGCGGTGGGGCCACACCTTGTCATGCGTGAATGGATCCCACTTGGTGGTCTTCGGGGGCTGCGGGAGGCAGGGTTTGCTCAATGATGTGTTTGTGCTGGACTTGGACGCGAGCCCTCCGACCTGGCGGGAGGTCTCGGGGCTAGCTCCTCCACTCCCGAGATCTTGGCACAGCTCGTGCACCCTTGATGGGAGCAAATTGATTGTCTCTGGAGGGTGTGCTGATTCAGGGGTCCTCCTCAGTGACACCTTCCTTCTCGACCTGTCGATGGAGAAGCCCGTGTGGCGTGAGATCCCCGCTGCATGGACCCCACCTTCTCGATTAGGTCACACACTGACGGTCTACGGTGGGAGGAAGATACTTATGTTTGGTGGGCTGGCTAAGAGCGGTCCCCTAAGGTTCCGATCTAGCGATGTGTTCACAATGGACCTGAGCGAGGAGGAGCCTGGCTGGAGATGCGTGACAGGGAGTGGGATGCCTGGGGCGGGGAACCCTGCTGGGGTGGCCCCGCCACCCAGGCTTGATCATGTGGCTGTCAGCCTTCCAGGTGGCAGGATACTCATATTTGGAGGGTCTGTGGCGGGCCTCCACTCCGCCTCCCAACTCTACCTTCTTGACCCCACCGATGAGAAGCCTACTTGGAGGATATTGAATGTCCCGGGGAGGCCCCCCAGGTTCGCTTGGGGTCACAGTACCTGTGTTGTCGGGGGAACGAGGGCAATCGTATTAGGTGGTCAGACGGGCGAGGATTGGATGCTCGGCGAGCTTCACGAGCTTTCCTTGGCGAGTTCCTTGATCTGA
- the LOC116188770 gene encoding pre-mRNA 3'-end-processing factor FIP1-like has protein sequence MPINRDSTPPPMIAKMGPYTVFITPPPTPQSPPPALEPALKYRLPPVQPPPQQFNKLVPDGSVVGFLKSAATKVQSAHSSLDGHLARWLGLDQSKYQWVLEDYYESKKFEKEGAKNRQVSSK, from the exons ATGCCCATCAACAGAGACTCCACGCCCCCGCCGATGATAGCCAAAATGGGCCCGTACACGGTCTTCATCACCCCGCCGCCCACCCCACAGTCGCCCCCGCCGGCCCTCGAGCCGGCCCTGAAGTACCGCCTCCCTCCGGTCCAGCCGCCGCCCCAGCAGTTCAACAAGCTCGTCCCAGATGGCTCTGTTGTCGGGTTCCTCAAGAGCGCTGCCACCAAAGTACAGAGTG CACATTCAAGCTTAGACGGTCATCTGGCGCGTTGGCTCGGTCTGGACCAATCCAAGTATCAGTGGGTGCTGGAAGATTACTATGAGAGCAAGAAATTT GAAAAGGAAGGTGCAAAGAATCGACAAGTGTCAAGCAAGTAA